The bacterium genome contains the following window.
CGAGGTCTATGTCGTTCAGCGATCTGAGCGCGGTCCCCTTCGCGAGGCTCCCCGAGACCAGCATCTTCTTGAGGGAGAAGTCGGGATGCTCCTCGAGGTACGACTCGAGCTTTTCGCGCAGCCTGCGAGCCTGCGCCCGATGCTCGTTCGCTTTTTCCTGGGGGAGGTTGACCTTATCCTGGGCAAAGGACGCAAGGTCCGCGTGGTCGACGTGCTGGCGTGCCAAGGCTGCTCCATCGTGGCCGCGTCGGCCCCGAGGGGATGACGCGGTAGCTGGTTCTGGACGCATAGCCCCCCGGCGTGACGCATGTGGTCACGCCAAGAAGCTTCGATTTGGGGGGATGCGCCCAGCGTCGCCGGGGACGGAACGGAGCTGGCCTCTCTCACCCTCTGTCGCCGTGGGAGGCTCACGACCCAGTGTCTCTGTGCACCGAGTGGAGTGTTGTCAAGCCGCGCGTTGGCGGAGGGGAGGAGATCTGCAACTCCATCGGCAACTATCTGAAATTGATACATGTTTCGGATCAAGACGTTTACTGCGGAATGAGGGCCTTTAGTTGTAGAGCCCCTCGCGAGTAATCCCGAGCGCGCGCGCAGTGGCCGCTCGTCTTCCGTCGTGTCGGTCGAGTGCCTGGCGAAGGAGCCAGGCTTCGGCCTGGGTCAGGCTTTCGCGCAGGGTCGCGCCGCCTTCGAGGCCTTGGCTTTCGATCGGGCCGAGGACCTGGTGCAGGCGTGCGGAGAGGCGTTCGGCGGGGATGAGATCCCCGCTCTCGGAGAGGGCGAGGGCACGCTGCATCTCGTTCTCGAGCTCGCGCACGTTGCCGGGCCAGGGATGGGAGAGGAGCAACCGTTCGGCTTCCGGCCTCAGGTCGCAGCCGATCCGGTTCTCGCGCTTTCCATGCAGGGCGAGGAAGTGGCGGGCCAGGGGGAGGACGTCTTCGCTGCGGCTGCGAAGCGGCGGAACATCGATCGGGAAGACGGCGAGGCGGTAGAACAGATCTTCGCGGAACGCGCCGCGGGCGATTTCGCTGCGGAGATCGCGGTGGGTTGCGGCGAGCACCCGGGCGTCGACGCGTCGGGAGCGGTTTCCGCCGACGGGTCGGATTTCCCGTTCCTGGAGGACGCGCAGGAGCTTGACCTGGAGGATGGGGGAGGTCTCACCGATTTCGTCGAGGAAGATGGTTCCGCCGCTGGCCTCCTGGAAGAGGCCGGTCTTCGCGCGGTCGGCCCCGGTGAAGGCGCCCCGAACGTGGCCGAAGAGTTCGCTTTCGAGGAGTGAATCGGGAAAGGCTGCGCAGTTGAGGCCGACGAAAGGCCCGTCGGCCCGATCACTTCCGATGTGGATCGAACGCGCGAGCACTTCCTTGCCGGTTCCGGTTTCTCCGGTGAGTAACACGGTGGCATGGGTGCGCTGGGCGTGGCCCACCAGTTCGAAGGTTCGATGCATCGCGGGGCCGCGACCGATCACATGGGCGAGCCCCGGCGGCCGCGCGGAAGCGGCCGGGCCATTATTGTCCGGTTTGCCCAGGTCGGCGGGGGTGGGGTAGGTGCCTGGCGACGAGGTGACGAGCACCCGTCTTGCGCCGGCCTGGAGCAAGCGTCGGACGACGCCGTCGCGGGTTTCGTCGGGAGCGTCCATGACGACGGCATGAAAGTCCGGCAGCGGGAGGGAAAGGGCGTCGTCGAGAACCGGGGTCCAGACCAGGTCGACGTCGGGAGAAGTAGCCATCGGGCTCTCTTCCAGCCCGTTGGCGGTTCCGATCCACAAGACGGTATGCGGCGTTTCGTTCATCGGGGATTCCTCGTGAAGAAGGGACGAACGCCTGGCAACGCAAGCTCCATGCCGGGCGCCCGGGGCATGAGGGCGCCGTTCACCTTCGAAACGGCCAACTCTGGCCGGCCGAGGCCGGCCCTGGCCACGCGCGAGCTGTTCGGATTGCGCGGCGGTGTCCGGAGACGACGAACGGGTCAATGGGTGACCGATTCTCGATCCACGAAGGGTGGCCCAGCGGGCACGCCGGAGAAGCGGCGATGCCCTGATCGCGCAACTGGCGGAGGGAGCCCGCCGACGGGCTAGGGCAGGGTCAGGATCTGGCCGGGGATGAGCCGGTCCGGATCCACGATCTGATCGCGATTGGCTTCCAGAATCGCAGCGGTATGCGCGGGCGAGCCGTACTGGTCTCGCGAGATCTGTGTGAGCCAATCGCCCTCGCGCACGGTGTACTGCCGCGGTCGATCTTCAGAGGGCACAGCCGGAGGAATCGTTACGGGCTCTGGATCAGCTGGCTCACTCGGAGCTGCTGCTTCGGGCTCGGGCAGTGCGCGCCCAGGAGTCGCGGCCGTTCGATAGGTCGGCGTCTGCAAGGAGTCGTCGGTGTCCGCGTCACGCTGCTCGGGTTCGGCCTTCTTGGCGGGCATGCCGGGCTCGCGCTGCTCCTCTTCGATCTCGACGATCAACACGTCGGGCCGCTCGCCGGGCGGAAGTGCGGGAGCCGAGACATCCGGTCGGTGTTCGGGTTGCGGAGAAGCGGGCGGCGCGCTTCGATGGGTGTCGCGCACGCAGGCAACGAATCCGACCATCGCAGCCGCCACGATCACAGCCGTTCTCGAAGCCGATCGCACGTTCCCCCCTGAGTCCGATGCGCCGCCCTCGACGCGATCACCGCCAATGCGGCGCATCCGCGTTCGGGCATGCTCACCACACTTCCCAGGCCCCCCTGGAGTGCTAACGCCGTTCCCGCCAGAAGGGGTGAAAACGGCCGCAGCCGAGCTTACCCAGCGGGGTGCTCAAATCGGTGACGCCGCGCACATCGACGAGGGTCTGGCCTTCGAAGCAGCGATCCACCGTGCCGTCACGGGTCGAGTCTTCGCATTGAAGGGATACGGCCCCACCTTCGATGTATTGGATCACGTCGGCACGGCCGTCTTTGTCGGTGTCGATCTCGCTCCGGCTGACGTGGCCGCCTTCGAAGAACTGGCGGATGTTGCCCTGGCCGTCACCGTTGTTGTCGATGAGGCCTTCGGTGATCGTGCCCCCCGACAACCGGTAGCGGATGTCGAGGCTTCGATTGGCGTCGCTGTCCACGCATTGACTGCGCGGGGCGCCGTCCGCACCGAGGACGACCTTCACGTCGGGGCGCTTCTTGCCCTCACTGACCAGCTCCTGGTGCGTGGGTGCGCCACTGGCATCGAAACGTGTGAGGACGGTCGGCCGGCCCGCCTGGCGCTGGTCTTGAGCCTGCCAGACCATGGCGCCGTTCTTCTGGTGGGACCACAGGTCGAACTTGCAGTCGGCGTTCTGGTCGACGGCTTGATTCGTAAGGTTGCCTGCGGCGTCGTAGCGTTCTTCGAGGTCGAAGCAGCCGCGCAGCTCGCGATCCTGGCGTACGAGGCTGGGTGTGCCGTCAGCGTTGAACTGCGTGAGCGAATCCTTCTTCCCGTCGAAGTTGCGATCCTCTTCCTGCCGGATCACCGAACCGTCCGCATTCCTCGTCACCCAGAGGTCCGGGTTGCCGTCCGCGTTGCGATCCTGGGTCTGCTCCTGGGTGCCCTTGGGCCCTAGCGCCACCTGGATTTCGAAGCTTCCGTCGAAATCGTCATCTTGCTCGATGTGTGAGGGCTCGCCCTTCTCGAAGCGGGTGCGCACGTCGGGTTGGCCGTCGCCGTTGCGGTCGCGTTCGCTGCGGACGGGCGTACCGGCTTCCAACCAGGTCCTCATCTCGCGGGTTCCGTCGCCGTCGCCGTCCTCGGCAATCTCGATGGGCTGTTCGTCCGCTCCGAATGAGGTCTCGACATCCATCGTTCCGTCGAAGTTCCGATCTTCCTGCTGGGTGTGCTTCCGGCCGTCCTGGTAGGTGATGAGGATGTCCAGCTTGCCGTCGCCGTTGCCGTCCCGCTCCGAGCGCGTGGGCAGCCCCTGCTCCAGGTAGGTCGTCAGTTCGAATGTGCCGTCGAGATCTGCATCGTGTTCTTCACGAGAAACCGCGCCGCTCTCGTAGTGGCGGCGCACGTCGGGCTGGCCATCCGCGTTGGTATCGGTCTCGTCGCGGACGGGAATCTCGTCCGGGCCGTAGAACACGATCTGGTCCACCTTGCCGTCGCCCGTGGTGTCTTTCTCCTGGCGGGCCCGGCGCCCATCTTCGAAGACCAGGAAGGTGTCCTTGTCGCCGCTCTCGTTGGTGTCGAGTTCCTGTCGAACCATCTTCCCGTCGCGGAAGAGGGTGATCGCATCGGGTTTCCCGTCGCCCGTCGTGTCGCGGAGCTCCCGCGCTTTCTGGCCGTCCTCGTATTCGACACTCACATCGAAGCCCTCGACCCCGCCGGTGGCGCGTTGCTCCGCGACGACCTGGCCCTTGGCGTCGAGACTGCCCTTCAGATCCGGCTGCCCATCGAAGTCTGAATCCTCTTCGAAGCGCACCGCCGTGCCGCCTTCGTAGAAGACCGTCCGGTCGGCTTCGCCGTCGGCGTTGCGATCCTCTTCGAGCTTCTCGGTCTGGCCTTCGGCGTTCTTGGTCACCCAGCGATCGACCTTGCCGTCGGCATCCGTGTCCTCGAGCACGCGGCGTTCATTGCCGGTCGCGACGTCCAGGGTGATGAACTTCTCGGAGTTCCCGTCTCCGTCGTTGTCCTGTTCCTGCTTCTCGAGCTGGCCCTTCGGGTCGTAGAAGTTGCGCAGCTCGAACTTCCCATCGCCATCTTCATCCAGATCGACACGCAGGAGCCGGTCTTCCCCGTGGATCTCGATCCGGTCCGGCCGCCCTCGGCCGGCGCGGTCGATTTCGGTTCGCGCCAGCAGGCCGCCTTCGTAGCTGTTGCGGGTCTCGAAGGTGCCATCGAAATCGGTATCCAGTTGGCTCCGCAGCAGGGATTCGCCGTCGACGGCGTACTCGAAGACGGCATCGATCTCGCCATCTTCGTTCTGGTCTTCTTTCTGTTCGAATCGGAGGCCGGCTTTGTATTCGACGAAGGTGTCTCTTCGTCCGTCCTTGTTCGAATCCGCCTCGGTCCGGAGGGTCATCTCGCCGGCGAACCAGGTCTCCAGGTCGACCCGGCCATCGTCGTCCTGGTCTTCCTCTTCGCGGGCCTTCTGGCCGTTCTCGTAGAAGCGGTGCAGATCCGTGCGCCCGTCATCGTCCGGGTCGAAGCTCTCCTCCGCACGTTCTCCGCTCGGCAGATACAGAACGATGGCTTCGGGCACGCCATCGAGATCTTCGTCTTTCACCTGGCGGTGCTCGTTGCCTTCATGGTAGGCCGATTCCGTATCGAATCGCCCGTCGCCCGTGGTGTCGGCCCGGCGAGCGGTGGTCTGGCCATTCCGGTAGTCGGTGACGACATCCACCTTTCCCGAGTGGTTCGTGTCCTCGTCCACGCGGGCCTTCTTGCCGTTCTCGTAGCGGATCGTGATATCGAAGCGGCCGTTGCCGTTCGTATCCTGTAGCTCGAGCTTCTTCGAGCCATCGGCATTGTATTCGGCACGGAGCTCCGGCTTGCGGTCTCCGTCCTGGTCTTCTTCGACGATCGAGGGCTCGCCGCCGGCGTAAGTGATGCGGCGCTCGATGGTTCCGTCGAAGTCCGGGTCTTCTTCCTTGCGCACGGGGATCCCGCCCTCGAAGAAGATCGTGGCGTCCGCATTGCCGTCAAAGTTGTGGTCGTCGCGTTGCTGGGCGGGTTTGCCGTTTTCGAAATCGATCCACTGGTCCTTGCGGCCGTCGGCGTTGGTATCCCTTTCCTGGTGTTTTGGTTTGCCCGAGGCATCGAATTGCATCCAGGTATCGATCTGGCCGTCGAAGCTGGTGTCCTGCTCGGCCGCGCTGGGCTTTCCGCCCGAGTAGGTGACGAACTCGTCATAGCGGCCGTCCCTGTTCGTATCGGATTTCTTCGAGCGCACGTTCTCGTCTTCGTCGAAATCCAGAACCGTAGGGAGACCCTGGGCGACGGCAGACGAGGGCATTGCGACGAAAACCGCGAGTACGAATGCGAGAGGAAGAAGAGCGCTAGTTCGAGACAAGGGTGTTCGAGAAAGTGCCGATGAGGTTGTGATTGGCGAGGCAGCGAACCTGGGCGCCCATGTGCGGGAAGGGCGATGCTGCGAGCAGCGCATCCACGGCGGATCTTGCCGCCGCAGGATCCGAAGGCGTGCCCTGGAACTCCACGTGGCTGGCCGAGCCTGCGGGATCGATGCGGAAGGCAAGGGTGGCCGATGAATCGGTCACGCCGGTCGGCAACGTCCAGCGACTGATGGTGCGATCCCGTACCTGGCTCAGATAGGCCTGGACCTGGGGCCGGGCGAGGCAGGCGTCGAGGCTCAGGTTGTTGAGGCCGGTTCCGGACCCGCCCGGGCCTCGACCGTTGTTGCTTCCCACTTTCATGTTCGGGTTGGCAACGATCCCGGTCTTCGCCCCGAACACATCGCGGCCGGACGAGATGCCGTCACGAACGCTCGAGCCTCGCCCGAGGGAATCTGGCCGGCCCGTCCCCAGGGTGTTGCCGGAACTGACGACCTGTCGCGGGCCGCTCACCACACCGGTCGGTGCCTGGTGTTGGATGGGGCCGGCGAGGGCGGGGCCCTGGTAGTTGGTGACGACCGGCGCGACGACGGCGCTGACGACAGACGCGACGTTGCCGACCTGGTCCACCGAGACCGCGCGTTGGCTGATCTCGACGGGTGCGGCCGTGGGGACGACGGCCGCGGTATTGATCTCGACCGCCTGGGTCTTCTGGCTCATGTTCTGGATGACCGCGGCGTTCACGATCTGCGGTGCCATGGCCATGGGTGCCGGAGCGTAGTTCGCGGAGCTTTCGGCAAGCACTTGCGGAGCCGGGGCAGGCTCTTCCTCGCCGACGACCTCCTCAATCGGGACGAAATCCAGGACCGGAACCTCTTCTTCTTCCACGATGCGGCTGGCGAGGAAGAGCAGGAGACCGATCATCAAGCCGTGGCCGAGCAGCGAGATCACGCCGGAGAGCCAGCTGCGCGTGCCTCCCTCGGGCTCGGGCATATCCGAACCGGGGAATGCGATCTCTCCGCCCGCGGCACCTGCACCGGCTAGCGAGCCGATTCCGCCGATGCGGCGGGTGTGCATCGGGTGCAGGCGCCTCGCACGCCGACGAACGACGAAGCCTTCGATCACGACACATTCCCCCAGGTCTGAACTCTCGGAACCCGAAGGTTGTGACGTGGTTCCGACCCATGCTGCCGCTCTAGGAGAGGCTGCGGGAGAATCTCGCTCAGAAGAAGGCAGGGAAGACGCAAGTTACCGGCACCATTGTGGATTTTCTGACCCAAGTTCGATCCTATGTGAGCCACCCGGGGGTGTCAACGTGGCACTCACGTAGGTAAGGTAGGTCGACTTTCAGCCCGGTTGGTGTCAGTGGGTCCACCCCCGGAACGGAGAAATACACCGTGAACATGGAATTGAAAGACCTCCTGGAGCTGTTGCACCAGGGGCGCCTCACCGTTTATCCGCTTGGCATCTTGTCGGTGATCGTGATCGGCATCGCCATCGAGCGGTTCTGGCGGTATCGGGGGTTGGCTCGCACCACGCGGGATCTGACGCGAAAGCTCGTGGATAGCCTCGTGCGCCACGATCTCTCGGCGGCGCGCACGCTTTGCGAGGCCTCGAGCACGCCGATGGCCGAGGTTTTCGGCGAGGGACTGCGCT
Protein-coding sequences here:
- a CDS encoding LysM peptidoglycan-binding domain-containing protein, whose translation is MRSASRTAVIVAAAMVGFVACVRDTHRSAPPASPQPEHRPDVSAPALPPGERPDVLIVEIEEEQREPGMPAKKAEPEQRDADTDDSLQTPTYRTAATPGRALPEPEAAAPSEPADPEPVTIPPAVPSEDRPRQYTVREGDWLTQISRDQYGSPAHTAAILEANRDQIVDPDRLIPGQILTLP
- a CDS encoding TonB C-terminal domain-containing protein encodes the protein MIEGFVVRRRARRLHPMHTRRIGGIGSLAGAGAAGGEIAFPGSDMPEPEGGTRSWLSGVISLLGHGLMIGLLLFLASRIVEEEEVPVLDFVPIEEVVGEEEPAPAPQVLAESSANYAPAPMAMAPQIVNAAVIQNMSQKTQAVEINTAAVVPTAAPVEISQRAVSVDQVGNVASVVSAVVAPVVTNYQGPALAGPIQHQAPTGVVSGPRQVVSSGNTLGTGRPDSLGRGSSVRDGISSGRDVFGAKTGIVANPNMKVGSNNGRGPGGSGTGLNNLSLDACLARPQVQAYLSQVRDRTISRWTLPTGVTDSSATLAFRIDPAGSASHVEFQGTPSDPAAARSAVDALLAASPFPHMGAQVRCLANHNLIGTFSNTLVSN
- a CDS encoding AAA domain-containing protein, which encodes MNETPHTVLWIGTANGLEESPMATSPDVDLVWTPVLDDALSLPLPDFHAVVMDAPDETRDGVVRRLLQAGARRVLVTSSPGTYPTPADLGKPDNNGPAASARPPGLAHVIGRGPAMHRTFELVGHAQRTHATVLLTGETGTGKEVLARSIHIGSDRADGPFVGLNCAAFPDSLLESELFGHVRGAFTGADRAKTGLFQEASGGTIFLDEIGETSPILQVKLLRVLQEREIRPVGGNRSRRVDARVLAATHRDLRSEIARGAFREDLFYRLAVFPIDVPPLRSRSEDVLPLARHFLALHGKRENRIGCDLRPEAERLLLSHPWPGNVRELENEMQRALALSESGDLIPAERLSARLHQVLGPIESQGLEGGATLRESLTQAEAWLLRQALDRHDGRRAATARALGITREGLYN